TCCGCATTGTAAGTATACACTTCGAAAATGTATGGTCCTTCGCCCAGCTCCAGTGTATGCCGGATAGTATCTACGGAATTTTTATGTGAGACCGCTATCTCTACGGAATCCGCTTTACGGTTCCAGAAGATCCGGCATTTCACGATGCGGGGATCCGTGTTCAGTAACCAGGCCAACTGGATACGTTCCTTACCGGGATTGGCTTTCAGCGAATCTACCTTACCGGGATACACATTTTCGCCGTTGGGGGCAAAATCTTTATAATTCTTGTCAGATTTTTCGCAGGCAGCGAGGCATAAGCCTGCTGCCAGTGAAAAACATAGATATCTTAACAATGTCATGTTTTACAATTTTAATTATAACTGTATTTCTCCGTAGAAAGTGAGTTCTGCCATCCAGAAATAATCTGCATTTCCAAACGTCTGCAACATTTTAATACGGAGATACCTTACCGGCGGTATATCCGTTGGGAGCTTAAACTCGTGTCCTGCCTGCGC
The Chitinophaga sp. MM2321 DNA segment above includes these coding regions:
- a CDS encoding DUF4998 domain-containing protein translates to MTLLRYLCFSLAAGLCLAACEKSDKNYKDFAPNGENVYPGKVDSLKANPGKERIQLAWLLNTDPRIVKCRIFWNRKADSVEIAVSHKNSVDTIRHTLELGEGPYIFEVYTYNAEGDRSIKAEVNGDVFGNFYESGLLNRILKSAVITGGDTKLEWEDADPRSPGVLLSYQDQAGVAHTQLIPSEEKTTLLTGTPTTGTMEFKTLYLPVANAIDTFAAVTVKVDL